tggCGGGTGGGACTCCCACCTCCCGGACTGTttttaactacctaaccaccttgtttgaaagttcaacagccgtttccagcttcactgaaagtaattcctaatgtaaaggacctcaggttagtacagttaggaaatatataatttactgcacTACTATTTCTTCAAAGACTTCTGTTGGTTcatgttttgtacctgtaacccttagaatactaggccagtctaatttGAAACATCTTAACCAGTCTAGACCCAATAAGGTCTGTCCTTTACCTTTGACTACTGTCAATGGTAACTTGCCTATCTCTTGATCATTATACTATACTTTGACTTATGATGAACCAACTGTAACGAGTTGTTGCTCGTTAAGCAGTTTAAGATATAATTGTTTAGCATCCTTTACTacctaactatttatttatgtaaatagctgttatgataattatcttaCATAAAGTTAAACCTTACTGTTAAACCTAAAGGGCAGTATTCCTTTGGAGTTTGGAGCATTAGCTTACGTTCATGGCTCTACTGTATATTTGACTTATACCAATAAAGTCTTGGATTATTATGAAGAAGGTTTACTCTCCAACGTATTACATGGTGGCAGCGGTATTTTAATGGACCCATACGTGCAGAAATACCAGGATGTCTTCGTTTCACAGTCTTCTGCCATCCGCCAGTTTCAATGTGGATGATAGGAATGCAGCAGAAAGGTGGAGGGAATGGCGAGAAAGGTGGAAGTGCTATGCTGTCGCAACAGAGTTAAGTAAAAAGACTCCCGAAGTGCAAGTTTCTGTGTTACTTACAGTTATTGGGCCTGAGGCTCATAAAGTTTTCAACACATTTCAACTTTCTGATGAAGATCGGAAAGATCAGAATGCAGTGCTGGcagcatttgaaaaatattttcacccaAGCAAAAACACTGCATTTGAACGTTACCGTTTCAATATTCGGGCACAGATGGATGGAGAATCTTTTGATCAGTATGTAACGGCTCTGCGTCACATAGCGTTGGGTTGTGATTTTGCGAATATAACACaagaagaaatattaagagaCAGGATTATGTTTGGCATTTCGGATGATAAGGTCAGAGATCGTCTTCTTTGGGAAAGGAATCTAACTTTGGAGAGAACCTTAGAGATTTGTCGAGTTAGCGAGGTATCTATAGCACAGCAAGAGGAGATCAACAGAGTATTAGAAAGCAAGGTTATTACTGTATCTACAAAGCCGAAGGatccagttggaagaatgaagcCAGTGACGGATGTTCATCGCAAATTGGAAAAAACGGACTGGATTACTGATTGTAGGTTCTGTGGTAAAAGTCACAGGAAAGTAAAGGAAGTTTGTCCAGCAGGGTAAGTGGTgcataaattgcaaaaaacttAATCACTTTAAGTATTTAAATGTCCTGCATTAATGGTGCAACAAACGAATTTGAAATCGCTTAATAGCATGAGGGAGGCTGATTTGGAAGAAAACGACTCGTCATGTATATTCACAGTGAAAACGGTAGCTAGTATCAAGATGACTAAGGAACAAACTGTTACACTTAAAGTTAGTCCACTGCGCTACATAAGATTCCAGATAGACTGCGGAGCAGATTGTAATGTACTGCCACTCCATGTGTACCAAGCTGCAACTGGTGACTCAGAGTTGAAGGAGGTAGGGCTGTCTTCAACCACATTGTATGTTTATGGGCAAAAAGGCATTCGTTCCTTTGGCAGTGTGTGTATTCGTGTTTGGCGGGGAGTTCGTACCATTAATTTGAAATGTGAGTTATTGCAGGGTCAGCGATTTCATTCAATTTTGGGTTATCAAGCATGTGTGGCGTTTAATATTCTGGAAATAAAGGATAATGACCAGGTTAATCCTATATGTGACAAAGCCTTGCACGTCAATTCAGCCTGCTCTTCTGCTATTACAAAGGAACTTCTGATTGAGCGGCATCCACAAGTTTTCAGAGGTGTTGCCGGTAAGCTTGATTACAGTTATAAAATCAGAGTTAATAAGTCTGTTAACCCAGTGCAGCATGCTCCTAGAAGGGTACCTGCGCCAGTACGTTCCGTCCTGCAAAAAGAACTAGATAAGCTTGAAAGTGGAAACATAATTGCTAAGGTACAGCAACCAACGGAGTGGGTCTCCTCCTTATTAAtaatacctaaaaaaataaagaaatacgaaTTTGCATTGATCCAAGGGATCTAAATAAGGCAGTGCTTCGTGAGCACTATCAATTACCAACACTGGAAGACATTGCCTCTCGTCTTGCAGGAGCTCGTGTGTTCACAGTCTTGGATGTGAAACACGGTTTTTGGCATGTGCCTTTGGAGGAGGAGAGCTCGTTTTAACAACTTTTAATACTCCATTTGGACGTTACCGCTGGTTGAGAATGCCATTTGGAATATGCTCGGCACCGGAAGTTTTTCAGCGTTGTATGCATCAGCTGATTGAGGACTTGAGGGAATTGAGGTAATTGCAGACGACTTTTGGTGTATGGAAAAGGAGCTACTGACATAGAGGCTATAAATGATCATGATAGAAATCTTCAGTCCTTTATCAGGCGCTGTGAAGAGCGAAACGTGGTACTGGGAACTGATAAACTCCAATTGAGACAAACTGAAGTTTCATTTATGGGTCATGTAGCAACAGACAAAGGATTAAAACCAGGACCTGAGAAAGTGAAAGCTTTAGTGGAGATGCCAGCACCTAAAGATGTTGCAGGGTACGAAGATTTCTTGGAATGGTGCAATACCTAGCTAAATTTCTGCCTAAATTAGCTGAACTGACCCTCTCCTCTGAGGGATCTTCTGCACAAGAACTCTGAATTTGTGTGGCAGGATGTTcaaaaaaaagctttcaaagcTGTTAAAGAGGCAGCCAGTAAAACACCTGTTCTACGTTATTATAGTTTGATTTCAGAGGTTACTATTCAGTGCGATGCATCCCAGTATGGAGTTGGAGCAGCCCTTTTGCAGAATGGCCAGCCCGTGGCTTTTGCATCCAGAAGTTTGTCAGAGGCAGAGCAGCATTATGCACAAATTGAAAAGGAATGTCTAGCTATTGTTTTTGAATGTGAAAGGTTTCACCATTATGTATATGGACGGGACAAGGTCACGGTGCATTCTGACCACCAACCACTGGAGTTAATTTTCAAGAAACCGTTAGCAGCAGCCCCAGCTAGGCTTCAGAGGATGTTGCTACATCTGCAGTATTATGCTTTGGAGGTTAAGTATGTCAAAGGAAAACACATGTACATTGCTGACACATTAAGCCGTGCGTTCTTGCCTAATTGCTCTGAAAATTCTGTATTCGTAAATTACCTTGAAACTGTAAAAAATGAGGCTACAACACTGATCGGAGATACCTTGATGATCACAGATGACAGATTGCAAGAGATAAAAGCTCACAGTGGAAGTGACGGTAATCTTCAAGCAGTTGCAAAAATGATCAGAGCAGGATGGCCAGATGCTAGAAATAAAGCTCCTGGGTGTGCTAGAGCTTTTTATAATTATAGAGATGAACTGCATACTGAAGATGGTTTAGTGTTCAAGGAAATCGTTTAATTGTTCCTAagagtctcaggaaacagatgtTGGACATTGCACATCAAGGACACATTGGAGTGGAGGGTTGTCTAAGAAGGATGAGAGAAGCGCTGTTCTGGCCAGGAATGTCCTCGGATCTGAAAGCATTGGTTCAACAGTGTGATGCTTGTTTGTCAATTAGAGACCTTCCTCCTAAAGAACCGATGAAAAGTCATGAGTTTGCCCTTCGTCCATGGTCAAAAGTAGGAGCTGATCTATGTTATATTGATAATCGGATACTCCTTATAGTAGCTGATTATTTTAGCAGTTTTTCTTGAAGTATCAAGAGTAAATAATACGACATCTACTGCCATCGTTAGAGaactacaaattatatttttcgtCATGGAATACCGGACCAGTTAGTAACAGATAATGGGCAACAGTTTATCACACCAGAATTCCGTTCTTTTGCAAAGACATGGTCTTTTGAGCACATTACTTCTAGTCCAAGGTAAGCACAATCAAATGGAAAGGCTGAGAATGCCgtgaaaatagtaaagaaaatgttCACAAAGTGTAAACTGACTGGAGAATCAGAGTTTTTGGCTTTACTTAATTGGAATAACACGGCAACAGAAGGCATGTTGACTAGCCCAGCCCAAAGACTTATGGGTAGACGTTGTAAAACTATCATGCCCTGCATGTCATCATTATTAAAGCCTAGATATCCTACACAGCAAGATTCTTTAGTTATCTTGGAGAAAAAGGACAAGCAGGCCCATTACTATAACAGAGGGACACGTGCATTGAAGCCTATACCCGCAAGAGAGGTGGTACGCCTCAGACTACCAGGTAGTAAGATATGGACTCCTGCGCTTTGCATGGGAGaagttgtaaagtcaccacatcggcgccaggatagtgtttcggcggtgccattaattaagtctccgctgagcttgttttctttggtgacttcccattttcttcaagctcaattagtcacgcctaaaacgtgccaggtcacgcattttaatcatttttactttatgcgtatttatacaaatgtcacacattgtgtatcacatgtttcttcattcacaggcatcaagactgtatccatattgtagctctgtatgttttgtattgtaatttgtactcgttcactgcatattattgcttattgtttcgacctcaggtcacagtcaattccattgtctctcggcccggcgtcagtcggccgcaatataagctgcctggatctgtaataaagtagcggtaacttttacctgctcgtttctttgacaccttacagtggtgaccccggagtatcccggagccattagcgggctcacacggcgacttagtcttggctccaggatttctccaaaacgctcttagcagcctaaacacggcgctgtaaccagcgtttgagcgtgctgactcgtcggcgtaccccaccagcgtcactagcggaaccacggcgcacgaaagtgcgtactgacgcgaaagtaccccactccagtaagggccaaaggagcgagcatggacgcggatatcccctccttcatgcagttaaacgcggaccccgcggactcggaggtttacctacctcccatcacacccgcccccgcatcgaggccctcccgcaactccacaccagcgccccgaacacacgacggccgggcaacacaatcgcgggccgccctcaccgtaaagctgccgccgtttacgcaggggaacccatcgatgtggctgcgcagggtggagagccacttcagaatcgcggacctgacggacgaaatcctacaggcctacacagtgctcaacgcccttccgaggacgtgtacagaaaactcatctcgcgagtattcaaacacacaccctcacatacagcaccacaaaaaagttcctcctcgaagcttgctccctgcccatcgccgagcgggccgcccgtgctatcgaccttgccataaacccacgccacgacctcaattcaagagacgcttggggcatggtcgtagatctcctgtcactaccagacttgggtggcacaaagaagcagcaggagataagcttcacacggaaatctaccttcgccaactcctcccggaggtacgcaaccagatcgctcacccctacaccatgcctgtcgaggacctcatagagacggcgcaacacctcacagactccgtcaaggcttcacagcggctaaaaccggccacacagccggtcagctccgtccagcctgaagaggacgtagagcagcccgtcaacgccatcgccaacagacgtccacgaaccacagcagatggaggtcccgggcttctgtcgctaccacaagtggttcggaaaggacgcccgaaactgcctgccaccctgctcgttcgcccgttcaaaaaacgggggtggcggcggccagcaggacaggccgccatggtagccgaagaacccagggcctcaaaaacagtaggtttttacgtccgcgacaccgtctccggcaggatgatgctggtcgacacaggggccttaaatcggtcttcccagcatccagagaggaccgcaaccagacaccagacccggctgctttcctgacggccgccaacggaaccccatcctctcctacggcaccaggctcctgtcgatctccatccttggccagagttactcctgggacttcatcgtcgcggacgtagggaaccccactcctggggccgattttctggcgcactttggcctgctagtcgacgtggggcgcagcgcctcctcgataccgactcctgccggtctctcccgttaacggcgggacccagacccaccatcagcgccgtcgccccaccagtatgcacacctactgtcggagttccctgaggtatttaagcccgagccgccaagtccccgggggccccagccaagcacagcatataccaccatatagtgactaaagggccccgacacatgcgaagttcaggcttccccctcagcgccttcagaaggcgaaaaaagcattcgcggagatggaacagatgggcatctgcaggaaagcctccagtccatgggcctccccctccacatggtgcagaaaccggacggctcctggagaccctgcggcgactacaggcggctcaacattgcaacagagcccgaccactaccctctacccaacatgcaagacctcacggcctcctttcacggggccaaaatattcactaaattggaccttcttaaatcttatttccaggtacctgttgcgccagaggacataccaaagacagccatcatcaagcccttcgggtcctatgtgttcgccttctccaccttcgggctgaggaacgccagggccaccttccagcggctcatggacagcatcctggggacctaaaattctgcgtctgctacgtcgacgacattctcatattttccaggtctcagcgaacaccagagacacatcaaagcagtcctccagcgcctccaagagaacggccctcgtcgtccgtttcgacaagtgtaccttcggcgtccagaaagcagaatttctgggtcacgaggtgtctccgacaggcgtccgccctcttacatcgaaagtagcagccgtagccaagttcccgacacccacctccatcaaggccgtccaggagttccttgggatggtaaacttctacaggcggttcatccccgggaccgtgcacaccacggcccccctgacggaagtcctaaaaggccaaccgaagtccctgtcttggggacccagccagcagcaggccttttccttgacgaaggccgccctcaccaaggcaaccgccttggcacaccaggatcccaaggcccccctccagctgacgacagacgccagtaacgtcgcctgcggtgctgttctggagcaaatcatcaacggcgccccccagcccatcgccttcttcagcaagaagttcagtcccgcagagacccgctacagcaccttcgacagggaactctgcacgatgtaccgcgcagttcggcacttcaagttcctcctggaggacgcccttcacaatcttcacagaccaccagccactggttcacgccttcacgaagcaggggacgcatggtcttcagacagcagcgccacctctcagccatagccgaatttacctgttccatcaggtacctcccggcaagaaaaatcccgtagcagacgccctctccagagtcgagttgaacgcagtgcagctgggtgtagattaccaggaccttgccagagaacaggccgctgacccagaaaccccagcataccgcaccgccatcacatccctcaagtggcgggacgtgaccctcgccccgaaggccccagcctgctctgtgacatcagcacaggtcagcccgccctttggttccagcctcacgccgccgccaggtattcgacataattcacggcctctcacaccctccggcaggaccacggccaaactgctttcaaaaagttcgtctggcacagggtgcaaaaggacgccacggtctgggcaaaacagtgcctgcagtgccagaccagtaaggtgggtcgtcacacgcagtcgggggtaggcgagttcccacagccaggcgccgccgccacatccacatcggcgtcgtcgggccccttccccatcaggcggatccagatacctcctgacggtggtagaccgttcgacgaggtggcccaagccacacccatgcaagaagccaccgccagtgcgcgcgcgccgaggccctgctctccagttgggttagccgccggcgtcccggaccacatcacaaccgacaggggccgctttcctctccgagttgtggtctgccctggctcaactgctgggaaccacgcaccacaccaccacagcgtacaacccagcggccaacagcctggtcgaacggttccacaggtccctaaagtcatccctcatggcccgctgcaccgccgaggactggaaacatcagctgccgtgggtcctcctcgggttgaggaccacccccagagccgacggcaccccatccgcagctgaacaaacctatggggaaccccgtGGTGCcggggagagctcgtgacggatgaacgccactccccatcactgcagaggctccgcaagcgtggcggcaagttcgccttgcaggcgctcatacatcgacaaagcaaccaccttcatgccgccacagctgtcatccgccacccacgtcttcgtcagagtcgacgccgtccgtccaccactaactaagccctacaggggacccttccgcgtgctggaacgaaacagcaaggcgttccagctggcactcccaggcaaggacgactgggtttccatagaccggttaaagcccgccttcctgtcggagagtcccggcagcgacgcagcaccccttccgcccaaccgcactccagcacgccctcaccccgcaggcgcgccgccgcccaggaagggaccgcccaaccagcagcctcacaggcgggaggcccctccgttatcttcaaggagccgcggcacccttcagcgtcccagcagatacagggattagtcagacgcatccctcgtcttggggggggagtatttgtaaagtcaccacatcggcgccaggatagtgtttcggcggcgccattaattaagtctccgctgagcttgttttctttggtgacttcccattttcttcaagctcaattagtcacgcctaaaacatgccaggtcacgcattttaatcatttttactttatgcgtatttatacaaatgtcacacattgtgtatcacatgtttcttcattcacaggcatcaagactgtatccatattgtagctctgtatgttttgtactgtaatttgtactcgttcactgcatattattgtttattgtttcgacctcaggtcacagtcaattccattgtctctcgcagcccggcgtcagtcggccgcaatataagctgcctggatctgtaataaagtagcagtaacttttacctgctcgtttctttgacaccttacaaagtCGCTCCTAGATCTTACAAAGTCAAGGTGGGAAATAGAGAGTATAGAAGAAATCGACGGCAGTTATTGGCTACAGGAGAGAGATGTTCGGATGACTTGGAGAACACTGAGGTTGATACTGACGAGCAATTGGACGATAATGATCTGGAACAGATCTTACAGGAGCAGAGTTTGATACGGAGCTGCAGtccacaacagaaagaaaagagtaaaccTGAGCTGAGAAGCGAAGATGCCTGTGAGCCACTTGTCGTTAAAGAAGCCTATTTGGAGGACGATGTTCTTAAGACATCCGAGCCTGAAATCCAAAATAGACGTTCAACACGCTTCAAGAGTAAACCTAAACGTTATGGCATAGATGATTATTGATAGTACATGTACATtaaagtttatttgtatattaatgacTGTTTTcagcatttgtatttatatatatttattttattgattattaaacTATTTTACTGTACATGCAAACTTCTTTTGGAAGAAGGGGAGATGTAACGAGTTGTTGCTCGTTAAGCAGTTTAAGATATAATTGTTTAGCGTCCTTTACTacctaactatttatttatggaaatagctgttatgataattatcttaCATAAAGTTAAACCTTACTATTAAACCTAAAGGGCAGTATTCCTTTGGAGTTTGGAGCATTAGCTTACGTTTATGGCTCTACTGTATATTTGACTTATACCAATAAAGTCTTGGATTATTATGAAGAAGGTTTACTCTCCAACGTATTACACCAACTACTTCTGTGTTTGTATCGTTGTAACTCTTGAGCACCTAGCCTGAAGGTCTTATCACTAGGTTAGGTATTTTTTGTGCAACTCTTTCAGAAATTATTGTCACATCTGCGGCTGTGTCTACCTACATGGGTGTGagtttcccatttatttatattttagccaTACAACGTTTTTGTGCATCTTTGTTCTCAGAATTAATGTGAAATGCAAATTCTACTTCTCTTGTCTTATGTACACTTTCTTTGTTTGTG
This Macrobrachium rosenbergii isolate ZJJX-2024 chromosome 42, ASM4041242v1, whole genome shotgun sequence DNA region includes the following protein-coding sequences:
- the LOC136827852 gene encoding uncharacterized protein — encoded protein: MSSFHSLLPSASFNVDDRNAAERWREWRERWKCYAVATELSKKTPEVQVSVLLTVIGPEAHKVFNTFQLSDEDRKDQNAVLAAFEKYFHPSKNTAFERYRFNIRAQMDGESFDQYVTALRHIALGCDFANITQEEILRDRIMFGISDDKVRDRLLWERNLTLERTLEICRVSEVSIAQQEEINRVLESKVITVSTKPKDPVGRMKPVTDVHRKLEKTDWITDCRFCGKSHRKVKEVCPAG
- the LOC136827853 gene encoding uncharacterized protein — its product is MREADLEENDSSCIFTVKTVASIKMTKEQTVTLKVSPLRYIRFQIDCGADCNVLPLHVYQAATGDSELKEVGLSSTTLYVYGQKGIRSFGSVCIRVWRGVRTINLKCELLQGQRFHSILGYQACVAFNILEIKDNDQVNPICDKALHVNSACSSAITKELLIERHPQVFRGVAGKLDYSYKIRVNKSVNPVQHAPRRVPAPVRSVLQKELDKLESGNIIAKVQQPTESSCVHSLGCETRFLACAFGGGELVLTTFNTPFGRYRWLRMPFGICSAPEVFQRCMHQLIEDLRELRDLLHKNSEFVWQDVQKKAFKAVKEAASKTPVLRYYSLISEVTIQCDASQYGVGAALLQNGQPVAFASRSLSEAEQHYAQIEKECLAIVFECERFHHYVYGRDKVTVHSDHQPLELIFKKPLAAAPARLQRMLLHLQYYALEVKYVKGKHMYIADTLSRAFLPNCSENSVFVNYLETVKNEATTLIGDTLMITDDRLQEIKAHSGSDGNLQAVAKMIRAGWPDARNKAPGCARAFYNYRDELHTEDGLVFKEIV